Proteins encoded within one genomic window of Sphingomonas sp. NBWT7:
- the panC gene encoding pantoate--beta-alanine ligase, whose protein sequence is MQTVRDLNDLRAAVAAFRADGARVALVPTMGALHAGHIALIDAAKRAGTRVVASIFVNPKQFGPNEDLARYPRREAADARLLVDAGCDLLWLPPVEVMYPDGFATNVSVSGVTEGLDGAARPGHFDGVATVVTKLFNQVTPDAAYFGEKDFQQLAVIRRMVSDLDFAIEIVGVPTQRDDDGLALSSRNIYLDEEQRAKAVTLPRALGVAGRAIARGDDPAAALAEAQASLVAAGFVVDYVALVDAATLGEPTGADRPRRLLAAARMGQTRLIDNIAVDPALTR, encoded by the coding sequence GTGCAGACTGTCCGTGACCTGAACGACCTGCGCGCTGCCGTTGCCGCCTTTCGCGCCGATGGCGCGCGCGTCGCGCTGGTGCCGACGATGGGCGCGCTCCATGCCGGGCATATCGCGCTGATCGACGCGGCGAAGCGGGCCGGGACGCGCGTCGTCGCGTCGATCTTCGTCAATCCCAAGCAGTTCGGCCCCAACGAGGATCTGGCGCGCTATCCGCGGCGCGAGGCGGCCGACGCGCGCCTGCTGGTCGATGCGGGATGCGACCTGCTGTGGCTGCCGCCGGTGGAGGTCATGTACCCGGACGGTTTCGCGACCAACGTGTCCGTGTCCGGCGTGACAGAGGGGCTCGATGGCGCCGCGCGGCCGGGGCATTTCGATGGCGTGGCGACCGTCGTTACCAAGCTGTTCAATCAGGTGACGCCCGACGCCGCCTATTTCGGCGAGAAGGATTTCCAGCAGCTTGCCGTCATCCGCCGGATGGTCAGCGATCTCGATTTCGCGATCGAAATCGTGGGCGTGCCGACGCAGCGCGACGACGACGGCCTCGCGCTGTCGTCGCGCAACATCTACCTCGACGAGGAACAGCGCGCGAAGGCAGTGACGCTGCCGCGTGCGCTGGGTGTCGCAGGGCGCGCGATTGCCCGCGGTGATGATCCGGCGGCGGCGCTGGCCGAAGCGCAGGCGAGCCTCGTCGCCGCGGGCTTCGTCGTCGATTACGTCGCGCTAGTCGACGCGGCTACGCTGGGCGAGCCGACGGGCGCTGATCGCCCGCGCCGCCTGCTTGCCGCCGCGCGCATGGGGCAGACCCGGCTGATCGACAATATCGCCGTCGACCCCGCGTTAACCCGTTAA
- the pgmG gene encoding phosphoglucomutase/phosphomannomutase PgmG, whose product MRHLFDPSILREYDIRGTVGGNLAPEDARALGRAFGTIVRRQGGARVVVGRDGRVSSPALEAELVAGLRAAGIAVVRIGLGPSPMLYHAERLLDVDAGIQVTGSHNPADDNGFKMVLRHRPFFGADIKALAQLSATGDVEHGAGSVDEVDVLDGYVASLVSGAPIPSLRIGWDAGNGAAGPAIERLVRLLPGKHHLLFTDVDGRFPNHHPDPTEAVNLADLRRLVAANDLDLGVAFDGDGDRIGAIDAQGRIVAGDQLLAILAEPTLRTHPGAAIVADVKASATLFERIAELGGRPVMWKSGHSNIKTMMHEVGAPIAGEMSGHLFFAELGGHDDALFAAIALIRAIGDSGRSLADLRDAMPDVVATPELRFAVDPHRAQAIIDEVLARLEAEGASVDRTDGARVTTRDGWWLLRASNTQAMLTARAEARDAAALDRLVAAIDTQLLASGVTRAVGG is encoded by the coding sequence ATGCGGCACCTCTTCGATCCCTCGATCCTGCGTGAATACGACATTCGCGGCACCGTCGGCGGCAATCTCGCGCCGGAGGACGCGCGCGCGCTCGGCCGTGCGTTCGGCACGATCGTGCGGCGGCAGGGCGGCGCGCGGGTCGTCGTTGGGCGCGACGGGCGCGTGTCCTCGCCGGCGCTCGAGGCGGAACTGGTGGCCGGGTTGCGCGCCGCGGGTATCGCTGTGGTGCGGATCGGGCTCGGGCCGTCGCCGATGCTCTACCATGCCGAACGCCTGCTCGACGTCGACGCCGGCATCCAGGTGACCGGCAGCCACAATCCCGCTGACGATAACGGGTTCAAGATGGTGCTTCGCCACCGGCCGTTCTTCGGTGCGGACATCAAGGCGCTGGCGCAGCTGTCCGCGACGGGCGACGTCGAACATGGGGCAGGATCGGTCGACGAAGTCGACGTGCTCGACGGCTACGTCGCCTCGCTCGTGTCCGGCGCGCCGATCCCGTCGCTTCGCATCGGCTGGGATGCCGGCAACGGCGCGGCCGGGCCGGCGATCGAGCGGCTGGTGCGGCTGCTGCCCGGCAAACACCACCTGCTCTTCACCGATGTCGACGGCCGCTTTCCCAACCACCATCCCGATCCGACCGAGGCGGTGAACCTCGCCGACCTGCGCCGCCTCGTCGCCGCGAACGATCTCGATCTCGGCGTCGCCTTCGACGGCGACGGCGACCGGATCGGCGCGATCGACGCGCAGGGGCGGATCGTCGCCGGCGACCAGTTGCTCGCGATTCTCGCTGAGCCGACGCTGCGTACGCATCCCGGCGCGGCGATCGTCGCCGACGTGAAGGCAAGCGCCACGCTGTTTGAGCGGATCGCCGAGCTGGGCGGCAGGCCGGTGATGTGGAAAAGCGGGCACAGCAACATCAAAACGATGATGCACGAGGTCGGCGCGCCGATCGCGGGCGAGATGAGTGGGCATCTGTTCTTCGCCGAACTTGGCGGCCACGACGACGCGCTGTTCGCAGCGATCGCGCTGATACGCGCGATCGGAGATAGCGGGCGCAGCCTTGCCGATTTGCGCGACGCGATGCCCGATGTGGTGGCGACGCCCGAGCTGCGCTTCGCCGTAGATCCGCATCGTGCTCAGGCGATCATCGACGAGGTGCTCGCGCGGCTCGAGGCCGAGGGTGCGAGCGTCGATCGCACCGATGGGGCGCGGGTCACCACGCGTGACGGATGGTGGCTGTTGCGCGCGTCCAATACGCAGGCGATGCTGACCGCGCGGGCCGAGGCGCGCGACGCGGCGGCGCTCGACCGGCTCGTCGCGGCGATCGATACGCAGTTGCTGGCGAGCGGTGTGACGCGCGCTGTCGGCGGATGA
- a CDS encoding electron transfer flavoprotein subunit alpha/FixB family protein — protein MKTLVWVEHDGSAVKDATLAAVTAASKLGEVHLLVAGKGVDGVAQAAAKIAGVGKVHVADDDAFGHALAENVAPLIVDLMGHHDAFVAPSTTSAKNIAPRVAALLDVMQISDILSVEGEDTFTRPIYAGNAIATVQTSDAKKVITVRTTAFDKAAAEGGSGTVEAVSSTGDKGLSTYQSSEIAKSARPELASAKIIVSGGRALQNGENFRALIEPLADKLGAGVGASRAAVDAGFVPNDYQVGQTGKIVAPEVYVAVGISGAIQHLAGMKDSKTIIAINKDEDAPIFQVADIGLVGDLFKVVPELTEKL, from the coding sequence ATGAAGACTCTGGTTTGGGTCGAGCATGACGGATCGGCCGTCAAGGACGCAACGCTTGCCGCGGTGACCGCCGCGTCGAAGCTTGGCGAAGTGCACCTCCTCGTCGCCGGCAAGGGCGTCGACGGCGTCGCGCAGGCGGCCGCCAAGATCGCCGGTGTCGGCAAGGTCCATGTCGCCGACGACGATGCCTTTGGGCACGCATTGGCGGAAAATGTCGCGCCGCTGATCGTCGATCTGATGGGGCATCACGACGCGTTCGTCGCGCCGTCGACCACCTCGGCCAAGAACATCGCGCCGCGCGTCGCCGCGCTGCTCGACGTGATGCAGATCTCCGACATCCTGTCGGTCGAGGGCGAGGACACGTTCACCCGCCCGATCTACGCCGGCAACGCGATCGCGACGGTGCAGACATCGGACGCGAAGAAGGTCATCACCGTGCGCACTACTGCCTTCGACAAGGCGGCGGCGGAAGGCGGCTCGGGAACGGTCGAGGCGGTGTCGTCGACCGGTGACAAGGGCCTGTCGACCTACCAGAGTTCGGAGATCGCCAAGAGCGCCCGTCCCGAGCTCGCCAGCGCCAAGATCATCGTCTCGGGCGGCCGCGCGCTGCAGAACGGCGAGAACTTCCGCGCGCTGATCGAGCCGCTCGCCGACAAGCTCGGCGCCGGCGTCGGCGCCAGCCGCGCCGCGGTCGACGCGGGCTTCGTCCCCAACGACTATCAGGTCGGCCAGACCGGCAAGATCGTCGCGCCTGAAGTCTATGTCGCGGTCGGCATCTCCGGCGCGATCCAGCACCTTGCGGGCATGAAGGATTCGAAGACGATCATCGCGATCAACAAGGACGAGGACGCGCCGATCTTCCAGGTCGCGGACATCGGCCTCGTCGGCGATCTCTTCAAGGTCGTCCCGGAACTGACCGAGAAGCTCTGA
- a CDS encoding division plane positioning ATPase MipZ, producing the protein MPSGSDNTHVIVFANEKGGTGKSTTAVHVAIALAVRGARVACLDLDHRQRTMGRYLDNRAETVRRTGAPLVIPRHRTAHDDFEPAFEAMVDGSDFLVIDTPGRDDPYARMAAVRADTLVTPMNDSFVDFDLIGQVHPETFKVTRPSFYSELIWDARKARAKADGSTIDWVVLRNRLQHIEARNMRRVSEALDQLAKRVGFRIIPGLGERVIYRELFPSGMTMLDAKEFGAMGLGHVAARQELREMMAGLALPEPAVPQVA; encoded by the coding sequence TTGCCGAGTGGTTCCGACAATACTCACGTCATCGTCTTCGCCAATGAAAAGGGCGGGACGGGCAAGTCGACGACGGCCGTGCACGTCGCGATCGCGCTTGCCGTACGCGGCGCGCGGGTTGCCTGCCTCGACCTCGATCATCGCCAGCGCACGATGGGGCGGTATCTCGACAATCGTGCCGAAACGGTACGCCGTACCGGCGCGCCGCTTGTCATTCCGCGCCATCGCACGGCGCACGACGATTTCGAGCCCGCGTTCGAGGCGATGGTCGACGGCAGCGACTTTCTGGTGATCGACACGCCGGGCCGCGACGATCCCTATGCGCGGATGGCGGCGGTGCGGGCTGACACGCTGGTGACGCCGATGAACGACAGTTTCGTCGATTTCGACCTGATCGGCCAGGTTCATCCCGAAACCTTCAAGGTCACCCGGCCGAGCTTCTACTCGGAACTGATCTGGGACGCGCGCAAGGCACGGGCGAAGGCGGACGGCTCGACGATCGACTGGGTCGTGCTGCGCAACCGCCTGCAGCATATCGAGGCGCGCAACATGCGCCGCGTCTCCGAAGCGCTCGACCAGCTCGCCAAGCGCGTCGGCTTCCGCATCATTCCCGGGCTCGGCGAGCGCGTGATCTATCGAGAGCTGTTCCCATCGGGCATGACGATGCTCGATGCCAAGGAGTTCGGCGCGATGGGGCTCGGCCATGTCGCGGCGCGCCAGGAATTGCGCGAGATGATGGCCGGGCTCGCGCTGCCCGAACCGGCGGTGCCGCAAGTCGCATGA
- a CDS encoding VOC family protein encodes MFSHMMVGSNDIGRSKKFYDALFASVGGKPAIEDDKGRLIYMHNGGLFLVTKPIDGEPATHANGGTIGFAMDNPEQANAWHQAGVDNGGTAIEDAPGVREGGFANLYLAYLRDPDGNKLCAMHRMPA; translated from the coding sequence ATGTTCAGTCACATGATGGTCGGATCGAACGACATTGGCCGATCGAAGAAGTTCTACGACGCGCTATTCGCATCGGTCGGCGGCAAGCCGGCGATCGAGGACGACAAGGGCCGCCTGATCTACATGCACAACGGCGGTCTGTTCCTCGTCACCAAGCCGATCGACGGCGAGCCGGCGACACACGCCAATGGCGGGACGATCGGGTTCGCGATGGACAATCCCGAGCAGGCGAACGCGTGGCATCAGGCCGGCGTCGACAATGGCGGCACCGCGATCGAGGACGCGCCGGGCGTGCGCGAGGGCGGGTTCGCCAACCTGTACCTTGCCTATCTGCGCGATCCGGACGGCAACAAGCTGTGCGCGATGCACCGTATGCCGGCGTAA
- a CDS encoding exonuclease domain-containing protein gives MRQQPSIIRVIDLETTGNAPPAHGVCEIGWQDVALGTDGRWELYGEGGNRLVNPGRAMPPITQAIHHIRDEDVADAPWWHDVARAVLDPYPRRVALAAHRADFEQQFCTPAMTHGADWICTWKCALRLWPDSPSFSNQVLRYWRKPHGLDHERGLPAHRAFPDAYVTAHHLRDMLNEASVAQLIEWSSIPALLPRVRFGADRGKPWTEIEEESLVKFLTDRDPDVRFTAETEMARRRGGGHVGRMTAQDLLL, from the coding sequence ATGCGTCAGCAACCCAGTATCATCCGCGTGATCGACCTCGAGACGACGGGCAACGCCCCGCCCGCGCACGGCGTGTGCGAGATCGGGTGGCAGGACGTAGCGCTCGGCACCGATGGGCGCTGGGAATTGTATGGTGAGGGCGGCAACCGGCTGGTCAACCCCGGCCGCGCGATGCCGCCGATCACGCAGGCGATCCATCACATCCGTGACGAGGACGTCGCCGACGCGCCATGGTGGCACGACGTCGCGCGCGCGGTGCTCGATCCCTATCCGCGGCGCGTCGCGCTGGCCGCGCATCGCGCCGATTTCGAGCAGCAATTCTGCACGCCCGCGATGACGCACGGCGCGGACTGGATCTGCACGTGGAAGTGTGCGCTGCGGCTGTGGCCCGACAGCCCGAGCTTCTCGAACCAGGTGCTGCGCTACTGGCGCAAGCCGCATGGGCTGGATCACGAGCGCGGTCTGCCGGCGCATCGCGCCTTTCCCGACGCCTATGTCACCGCGCATCACCTGCGCGACATGCTCAACGAGGCGAGCGTCGCGCAGCTGATCGAATGGTCGAGCATCCCGGCGCTGCTGCCGCGCGTGCGCTTCGGCGCCGATCGCGGCAAGCCATGGACCGAGATCGAGGAGGAGAGCCTCGTCAAATTCCTGACCGATCGCGATCCCGACGTCCGCTTCACCGCCGAGACCGAGATGGCACGGCGGCGCGGCGGCGGTCACGTCGGCCGGATGACCGCGCAGGACTTGCTACTTTGA
- a CDS encoding ATP-binding protein, with protein sequence MAGEREQRLNVSEGRIGRLLVAFMAAGFVALLAAGIAAAWVTGQLAQHSQAVAHTYQVELAIADIRRLIEQGETTRRGYLLAPQTPGFLTAYREAAAGLPRAAQKLRRLTDDNPRQIGNLRLLEARIGALGALRERSILLIADGRVAQAITEFRAELSAARLREIRATFNAMSREERRLLAERDAEQQRSLALFYTVLIVAGVLLLVVALASLLVVLRFTGDVAQSREQLRQLNESLEAIVVDRTADLTRANDEIQRFAYIVSHDLRSPLVNVMGFTAELEASSATLRALVDQAEAEAPAILTEDAKLAAREDLPEAIGFIRTSTQKMDRLINAILALSRQGRRVLAPEPLDLEQMVSSIRDSMAHRLDETDGTITVDGTLPHLISDRVAIEQVLSNLIENAVKYRDPKRPVAIRVSGAQAGDRVWLSVTDNGRGIDPRDHERVFDLFRRSGVQDQPGEGIGLAHVRALTYRLGGTITLRSALGEGATFRLSLPSTLNLQEKP encoded by the coding sequence ATGGCTGGCGAACGCGAGCAGCGACTGAACGTCTCCGAAGGCCGCATCGGCCGGCTCCTCGTTGCCTTCATGGCGGCGGGCTTCGTTGCGCTGCTCGCCGCTGGCATCGCGGCGGCGTGGGTGACGGGACAGCTTGCGCAGCACAGTCAGGCGGTTGCGCATACCTATCAGGTCGAACTGGCGATCGCCGATATCCGGCGACTGATCGAACAGGGTGAGACGACGCGCCGCGGCTATCTCCTGGCGCCGCAAACGCCAGGGTTCCTAACCGCCTATCGCGAGGCGGCGGCAGGACTGCCGCGTGCCGCGCAAAAGCTGCGACGGCTGACGGATGATAATCCGCGTCAGATCGGCAATCTGCGCCTGCTTGAGGCGCGGATCGGCGCCCTTGGCGCGCTGCGTGAACGATCGATCCTGCTGATCGCCGACGGTCGCGTCGCGCAGGCGATCACTGAATTTCGCGCGGAACTGAGCGCCGCGCGCCTGCGCGAAATCCGTGCGACGTTCAACGCGATGTCCCGCGAGGAACGCCGCCTGCTCGCGGAGCGCGATGCCGAGCAACAGCGCAGTCTCGCGCTGTTCTACACGGTCCTGATCGTTGCCGGCGTCCTGCTGCTTGTCGTCGCGCTGGCGTCGCTGCTCGTCGTGCTGCGCTTCACCGGTGACGTTGCCCAGTCGCGCGAGCAGTTGCGGCAGCTTAACGAAAGCCTCGAGGCGATCGTCGTCGATCGGACGGCGGATTTGACGCGCGCCAACGATGAGATCCAGCGATTCGCCTATATCGTCAGCCACGATCTGCGTTCGCCGCTCGTCAACGTGATGGGCTTCACCGCCGAGCTCGAGGCGTCGAGCGCGACGCTGCGCGCGCTGGTCGATCAGGCCGAGGCGGAGGCGCCGGCGATCCTCACCGAGGATGCGAAGCTCGCCGCGCGCGAGGACTTGCCCGAGGCGATCGGTTTCATCCGTACGTCGACGCAGAAGATGGACCGGCTGATCAACGCGATCCTGGCGCTGTCGCGGCAGGGGCGCCGGGTGCTCGCACCCGAGCCGCTCGACCTGGAACAGATGGTGTCGTCGATCCGCGATTCGATGGCGCACCGGCTCGACGAGACCGATGGCACGATCACCGTCGATGGTACGCTGCCGCATCTAATCAGCGATCGTGTCGCGATCGAGCAGGTGCTGTCGAACCTGATCGAGAATGCGGTGAAATATCGCGATCCCAAGCGGCCGGTCGCGATCCGCGTGAGCGGTGCGCAGGCGGGCGACCGCGTGTGGCTGTCGGTGACCGACAACGGCCGCGGCATCGACCCGCGCGATCACGAGCGGGTGTTCGATCTCTTCCGCCGGTCGGGCGTGCAGGATCAGCCGGGCGAGGGGATCGGGCTCGCGCACGTCCGCGCGCTGACCTATCGCCTTGGCGGCACGATCACGCTGCGATCCGCGCTTGGCGAGGGCGCAACCTTCCGCCTATCGCTGCCATCGACGTTGAATTTGCAGGAAAAGCCATGA
- a CDS encoding S-(hydroxymethyl)glutathione dehydrogenase/class III alcohol dehydrogenase, with protein sequence MKTRAAVAFEAKKPLEIVELDLEGPKAGEVLVEIMATGICHTDAYTLDGLDSEGLFPSVLGHEGCGIVRAVGPGVTSVVPDDHVIPLYTPECRQCKSCLSQKTNLCTAIRATQGKGLMPDGTSRFSYKGQPIFHYMGCSTFSNFTVLPEIAVAKIRPDAPFDTSCYIGCGVTTGVGAVVNTAKVEPGATVIVFGLGGIGLNVIQGAKFAGAARIIGVDINPDREEWGRRFGMTDFVNPKSVGDVVQHLVAMTDGGGDYTFDCTGNTVVMRQALESAHRGWGESIVIGVAEAGKEIATRPFQLVTGRVWKGTAFGGARGRTDVPKIVEWYMNGLIEIDPMITHRLSLDEINKGFDLMHAGESIRSVVVY encoded by the coding sequence ATGAAGACCCGCGCCGCCGTCGCGTTCGAAGCCAAGAAGCCGCTCGAAATCGTCGAGCTCGACCTCGAGGGGCCGAAGGCGGGCGAGGTGCTGGTCGAGATCATGGCGACGGGCATCTGCCACACCGATGCCTATACGCTCGACGGGCTTGACAGCGAGGGGCTGTTTCCCAGCGTGCTTGGCCATGAGGGCTGCGGCATCGTGCGCGCGGTGGGGCCGGGGGTGACGAGCGTCGTTCCCGACGATCATGTGATCCCGCTCTACACGCCGGAATGCCGCCAGTGTAAGTCGTGCCTCAGCCAGAAGACCAACCTGTGCACCGCGATCCGCGCGACCCAAGGCAAGGGGCTGATGCCGGACGGCACGAGCCGCTTCAGCTACAAGGGGCAGCCGATCTTCCATTATATGGGCTGTTCCACCTTCTCGAACTTCACCGTCCTGCCCGAGATCGCCGTGGCGAAGATCCGGCCCGACGCGCCCTTCGATACCAGCTGCTACATCGGCTGCGGCGTGACGACGGGGGTAGGCGCGGTAGTCAACACCGCCAAGGTCGAGCCGGGCGCGACGGTAATCGTCTTCGGGCTGGGCGGGATCGGGCTCAACGTGATCCAAGGCGCGAAGTTCGCCGGCGCCGCGCGCATCATCGGTGTCGACATCAATCCGGACCGTGAGGAATGGGGCCGGCGCTTCGGCATGACCGACTTCGTCAACCCGAAGTCGGTCGGCGACGTCGTGCAGCATCTCGTCGCGATGACCGACGGCGGCGGCGACTATACGTTCGACTGCACGGGCAACACGGTAGTGATGCGGCAGGCGCTCGAGAGCGCGCACCGCGGGTGGGGCGAATCGATCGTCATCGGCGTCGCCGAGGCCGGCAAGGAGATCGCGACGCGACCGTTCCAGCTCGTTACCGGACGGGTGTGGAAGGGGACGGCGTTCGGCGGCGCGCGCGGCCGGACCGACGTGCCCAAGATTGTCGAGTGGTACATGAACGGACTTATCGAGATCGACCCGATGATCACGCACCGGTTGAGCCTCGACGAGATCAACAAGGGGTTCGACCTGATGCACGCCGGCGAGAGCATCAGGAGCGTGGTGGTTTACTGA
- a CDS encoding J domain-containing protein, producing MIWKLLIAMLVAYAGWKLWKDALGSGKRAVRSGPTVDPADAIAARRLLGLDASADERGIRDAHRRLMSEAHPDRGGSPERARALNAARDLLLRRG from the coding sequence ATGATCTGGAAGCTGCTGATCGCGATGCTCGTCGCCTACGCCGGGTGGAAGCTGTGGAAGGACGCGCTCGGCAGCGGCAAGCGAGCGGTACGATCCGGCCCAACGGTCGACCCGGCCGACGCGATCGCTGCGCGCCGCCTGCTCGGGCTCGATGCCTCTGCCGACGAGCGCGGGATACGCGATGCGCACCGCCGGCTGATGAGCGAGGCGCATCCCGATCGCGGCGGATCGCCCGAACGCGCCCGCGCGCTCAACGCCGCGCGCGATCTGTTGCTGCGCCGGGGTTAA
- a CDS encoding response regulator → MNAHQSVSIVMIEDDEGHARLIEKNIRRAGILNDIKHFLDGTTALDYLFNAPDGPALNGPALVLLDLNLPDMSGTDILARIKQSDGPVKRTPVVVLTTTDDSREIQRCYDLGANVYITKPVNYESFAQAIRQLGLFLSVIQVPDIEE, encoded by the coding sequence ATGAACGCGCATCAATCCGTCAGCATCGTGATGATCGAGGACGACGAGGGCCACGCCCGGCTGATCGAGAAGAACATCCGGCGCGCAGGCATCCTCAACGACATCAAGCATTTCCTGGATGGCACGACGGCGCTCGACTATCTGTTCAACGCGCCCGACGGACCGGCGCTGAACGGCCCCGCGCTGGTGCTGCTCGACCTCAACCTGCCGGACATGAGCGGCACCGACATCCTCGCCCGGATCAAGCAGTCCGACGGGCCGGTGAAGCGCACCCCGGTCGTCGTACTGACCACCACGGACGACAGCCGCGAGATCCAGCGCTGCTACGATCTGGGTGCCAACGTCTACATCACCAAGCCGGTGAACTACGAGAGCTTCGCCCAGGCGATCCGCCAGCTCGGACTGTTCCTGTCGGTGATCCAGGTTCCCGACATCGAGGAGTGA
- a CDS encoding electron transfer flavoprotein subunit beta/FixA family protein encodes MKVLVPVKRVLDYNVKPRVKADGTGVDLANVKMSMNPFDEIAVEEAIRLKEKGVVTEIVAVSIGEAKAQETLRTALAMGADRAILVTADDRVEPLGVAKILKAIADEEQPQLVILGKQAIDDDNNQTGQMLAGLLGWGQGTFASKVEVSGDTVTVTREVDGGLETDSYKLPAIVTTDLRLNEPRYASLPNIMKAKSKPLAQKTAADYGVDVSPRVKTLKVVEPGKRQAGAKVADVDELVMKLKAMGIAK; translated from the coding sequence ATGAAGGTGCTGGTGCCGGTCAAGCGGGTGCTTGATTACAACGTGAAGCCCCGCGTGAAGGCGGACGGGACGGGGGTCGATCTGGCCAACGTCAAGATGAGCATGAACCCGTTCGACGAGATCGCGGTCGAGGAAGCCATTCGCCTCAAGGAAAAGGGCGTGGTGACCGAAATTGTGGCAGTGTCGATCGGCGAGGCGAAGGCGCAGGAAACGCTGCGTACCGCGCTCGCGATGGGCGCTGATCGCGCGATCCTCGTCACCGCGGACGATCGCGTCGAGCCGCTCGGCGTCGCCAAGATCCTGAAGGCGATCGCCGACGAGGAACAGCCGCAGCTCGTCATCCTCGGCAAGCAGGCGATCGACGACGACAACAACCAGACCGGCCAGATGCTCGCCGGCCTGCTCGGCTGGGGCCAGGGCACGTTCGCCTCGAAGGTCGAAGTATCGGGCGATACCGTGACGGTGACGCGCGAGGTCGACGGCGGGCTCGAGACCGACAGCTACAAGCTGCCGGCGATCGTTACCACCGATCTTCGCCTCAACGAGCCGCGCTACGCCTCGCTGCCCAACATCATGAAGGCGAAGTCGAAGCCGCTCGCGCAGAAGACCGCCGCCGATTACGGCGTTGATGTCAGCCCGCGCGTGAAGACGCTCAAGGTTGTCGAGCCCGGCAAGCGCCAAGCCGGCGCCAAAGTCGCCGACGTCGACGAGCTGGTGATGAAGCTCAAGGCGATGGGCATCGCCAAGTAA
- a CDS encoding sensor histidine kinase, whose product MDRILYIDDDEGIRRLASRALARRGWDVTTADGGEAGVRIAAEQKFALVAVDHYMPGIDGLETLARLRALPDPPSVVYVTGSEEQRVAVAALRAGASEYVVKSVGDDFFDLLDASFRGVAARAQLERQKLAAEEELRVSNARLEALLAEVNHRVANSLQLVSAMVRLQAGALSDPAARAALEDTQHRISAIAQVHRRLYTGGDVEQVDMREYLGALVDELAETWSSVERPRLLRLVADPIQLPTDRAVSLGVIVTELVSNACKYAYPAGSGEIRIALHRDGDAVFLLAVEDDGVGLSGAVAPGGTGVGTKLIRAMAQSLQTSIEYDSAHRGTRATLRAALA is encoded by the coding sequence ATGGACCGCATCCTCTACATCGACGACGACGAGGGGATTCGCCGGCTAGCCTCGCGTGCGCTGGCGCGGCGCGGCTGGGACGTGACGACCGCCGACGGCGGCGAGGCGGGCGTCAGGATAGCGGCCGAGCAGAAGTTCGCGCTCGTCGCGGTCGATCACTACATGCCGGGGATCGACGGGCTCGAGACGCTGGCGCGGCTGCGCGCGCTGCCCGATCCGCCGAGCGTCGTCTACGTCACCGGATCGGAGGAGCAGCGCGTCGCAGTGGCAGCACTGCGCGCCGGCGCGTCGGAATATGTCGTCAAATCGGTTGGCGACGATTTCTTCGACCTGCTCGATGCCTCGTTCCGCGGCGTCGCGGCGCGCGCGCAGCTCGAGCGTCAGAAGCTCGCCGCGGAGGAGGAGCTGCGTGTCTCCAACGCGCGGCTCGAGGCGCTGCTCGCGGAGGTCAACCACCGCGTCGCCAACTCGCTGCAGCTCGTCTCGGCGATGGTGCGGTTGCAGGCCGGCGCGCTGAGCGATCCGGCGGCGCGCGCCGCTCTCGAAGATACACAGCACCGCATCAGCGCGATCGCGCAGGTTCATCGCCGGCTGTACACCGGCGGCGACGTCGAGCAGGTCGACATGCGCGAATATCTCGGCGCGCTGGTCGACGAGCTCGCCGAGACGTGGTCGAGCGTCGAGCGGCCGCGCCTGCTACGGCTCGTCGCCGATCCGATCCAGCTGCCGACCGATCGCGCGGTGTCGCTCGGCGTCATCGTCACAGAACTCGTCAGCAACGCCTGCAAATACGCTTATCCTGCGGGCAGTGGAGAGATCCGCATCGCGCTGCATCGTGACGGCGACGCCGTCTTCCTGCTCGCGGTCGAGGACGACGGCGTCGGGCTGAGCGGTGCGGTGGCGCCCGGCGGCACCGGCGTCGGTACCAAGCTGATCCGCGCGATGGCACAGAGCCTGCAAACGAGCATTGAGTACGATTCTGCCCATCGCGGCACGCGCGCCACGCTGCGTGCGGCGCTAGCCTGA